From Tachypleus tridentatus isolate NWPU-2018 chromosome 8, ASM421037v1, whole genome shotgun sequence, a single genomic window includes:
- the LOC143223410 gene encoding LOW QUALITY PROTEIN: flavin-containing monooxygenase 5-like (The sequence of the model RefSeq protein was modified relative to this genomic sequence to represent the inferred CDS: inserted 1 base in 1 codon): protein MMETRRICIIGAGSSGLTSIKACLEEGLQPFCYEKTDQIGGLWRYRDDDFDGVASVMKSTIINTSKEINAYSDFPPPKEFPNYMHNSYMIKYIEMYAEKFDLARYVHFRHEILKVVENHDFGETGRWKVAIRNIEEDRIFDDVFDGVLVCIGHHVYPHIPTFPGMEKFKGKILHTHSYKKPDGFSDKKIVIVGVGNSGGDVAVELSQITDKVYLSTRRGCWITYRVGPSGMPADLLVIRRSLNWLFSFLPYSTKCDIVEKRLNEKMDHSTYSLKPKHRXFGQHPMVNDALPNRILSGTVVIKGNIKEFTENGVIFEGEEEECKVDIVILATGYKIKFPFLDDEFISVNNNKVELFKYVIPPKLKHPSLAIIGLIQPLGSILPISELQARWVTRLITKRLKLPPLEDMMTDIRQKAESMAKRYFASPRHTIQVDWINYMDEIASLLKVKPNLPRLLVTDPLLFWKCFSGPCAAYQYRLNGPHAWPGARNAIMTCMERVLEPLKSRSFNSSTEVIQSGIVLKLLTIVFFVIALAFLYQNFLMS, encoded by the exons ATGATGGAAACTAGACGAATCTGTATCATTGGAGCAGGATCTAGTGGACTCACCTCCATTAAAGCATGCCTGGAAGAAGGTCTCCAGCCATTTTGTTATGAAAAGACTGACCAAATAGGTGGTCTGTGGCGATATCGAGACGATGACTTTGACGGTGTTGCATCAGTGATGAAGTCTACAATAATCAACACCAGTAAAGAAATAAATGCATACAGCGACTTTCCACCTCCTAAAGAATTTCCTAATTACATGCACAACAGTTACATGATCAAGTACATTGAAATGTATGCTGAAAAGTTTGACCTGGCTCGATATGTGCACTTCAGacatgaaatattgaaagttgtaGAAAATCACGATTTTGGTGAAACTGGTCGCTGGAAAGTTGCTATCCGGAACATTGAAGAAGACCGAATCTTTGACGACGTCTTTGATGGAGTACTGGTGTGTATCGGACATCACGTGTATCCTCATATCCCTACCTTCCCGGGCATGGAGAAGTTTAAAGGTAAAATACTTCATACCCACAGCTACAAAAAACCAGATGGATTTAGTGATAAAAAAATAGTGATTGTTGGTGTTGGAAACTCGGGAGGAGATGTGGCTGTGGAACTAAGTCAAATAACGGATAAG GTTTATCTTAGTACGAGGCGTGGATGTTGGATTACTTACAGAGTTGGTCCCAGCGGAATGCCTGCTGATCTGTTAGTTATTCGTCGATCACTGAATTGGTTATTTAGTTTCCTACCTTACAGTACAAAATGTGACATAGTGGAGAAGAGGTTGAACGAAAAGATGGATCATTCTACTTATTCTCTTAAACCTAAACATC TTTTTGGACAGCATCCAATGGTTAATGATGCTCTTCCCAATAGGATTTTGAGCGGAACTGTCGTAATAAAAGGAAATATCAAAGAATTTACAGAAAATGGAGTGATTTTTGAAGGCGAAGAGGAAGAGTGCAAAGTCGACATCGTCATTTTAGCCACTGGATATAAGATTAAGTTTCCCTTTTTGGACGATGAGTTTATATctgttaacaacaacaaagtagaACTATTCAAGTACGTAATTCCTCCTAAACTGAAACATCCGTCTTTGGCCATCATCGGGCTTATCCAACCTTTAGGTTCTATCCTTCCTATTTCTGAGCTCCAGGCCCGATGGGTGACACGGTTGATAACGAAGCGCCTTAAGCTTCCTCCTCTCGAAGACATGATGACAGACATCAGACAGAAAGCTGAATCCATGGCCAAAAGGTACTTTGCAAGTCCACGTCACACAATACAAGTTGACTGGATCAACTATATGGACGAAATAGCTTCTCTTTTGAAAGTTAAGCCTAATCTACCACGTCTACTAGTAACTGATCCGTTACTCTTTTGGAAGTGTTTCTCGGGACCGTGTGCTGCATATCAGTATCGTCTAAATGGTCCTCATGCTTGGCCTGGAGCCAGAAATGCAATAATGACTTGTATGGAACGTGTACTTGAGCCGTTAAAAAGTCGTTCATTTAACAGCAGCACTGAAGTAATACAGTCTGGCATAGTTTTGAAACTTTTGACAATTGTCTTTTTTGTGATTGCTTTGGCATTTTTATACCAAAATTTTTTGATGAGTTAA